The following are from one region of the Micromonas commoda chromosome 12, complete sequence genome:
- a CDS encoding predicted protein produces the protein MGSMFNKSGRQMVLMAHGDTSYDDPGSGLCVPRKLTVTGRDGFCRKFEPRNGPRKHSCEVLSKSLVSPRAEITSRHARAPRAASSDSATHSTVVMPPSPGARDPPRARNGARAQPRTRRLVASGFYAFLLLALTALAPRVSALALGEDEGPFGIADDRRILIDVDFDPNDYPEPYDDEGTPPFSPLSAPGPSSSPTGALAPAAAPAAAPSAAPTPTPTPTPSPSPPPPSPSPPPPSPSPPPPSPSPPPPSPSPPPPSPSPPPPSPSPPPPAADTPPPTPEQVEEKKAAADEKKAKATATRDTVLQSIPDEKLKEKAKLLADAAISGAPVRKMTATLTATTPDDACATWFSTAGLSPDSGACVASVAPPAANTRRRLLLSLRGSRNLRRNLAQTTSAAYDVDVFFDSTTIDVAKLDDAVASLTQSGVAVEYVQEVDPVQELKTIPGVDASAVEDFAVDAKEAEAATREYEQAAAAAPPPGVLIKGPVVSPAGGRARFAFGCVAAVAAHALLLAA, from the coding sequence atggggtCCATGTTCAACAAGTCTGGACGCCAGATGGTGCtcatggcgcacggcgatACGAGCTATGACGACCCGGGGTCGGGGTTGTGCGTTCCCAGAAAACTGACAGTGACGGGACGTGACGGTTTCTGCCGAAAATTTGAACCGCGAAACGGACCGCGAAAGCACAGCTGTGAGGTCCTTTCGAAGTCGCTCgtctcgccccgcgcggagaTCACTTcacgccacgcgcgcgcgccccgcgccgcttcgAGCGACTCCGCGACGCACTCGACCGTCGTCatgccgccctcgccgggcgcgcgagacccgccgcgcgcccgaaACGGCGCGCGAGCCCAGCCGAGAACGAGGCGACTTGTCGCCTCGGGCTTTtacgcgttcctcctcctcgccctgaccgcgctcgcgccgcgcgtctccgcgctcgcgctcggggagGACGAGGGTCCCTTCggcatcgccgacgaccgccgcaTCCTGATCGACGTCGACTTCGACCCGAACGACTACCCCGAACcctacgacgacgagggaacTCCACCCTTTTCGCCCCTTTCGGCTCCCGgcccgagctcgagccccacgggcgcgctcgctcccgccgccgcgcccgccgccgctccatCCGCGGCtcccacgccgacgccgacgcccacgccgtcaccgagccccccgccgccgagcccttcaccgccgccgccgagcccttcaccgccgccaccgagcccttcacctcctccgccgagcccttcacctcctccgccgagcccttcacctcctccgccgagcccttcaccgccgccccccgcggccgaCACCCCCCCACCCACGCCCGAGCAGgtcgaggagaagaaggccgccgccgatgagaagaaggccaaggccaccgccacccgcgACACCGTGCTCCAGTCCATCCCGGATGAAAAActcaaggagaaggccaagctcctcgccgacgccgccatctccgGAGCGCCCGTGCGCAAGATGACCGCCACCCTCACCGCGACCACCCcagacgacgcgtgcgccacgTGGTTCTCCACGGCGGGCCTATCCCCCGAcagcggcgcgtgcgtcgcctcggtcgcgccccccgccgcgaacactcgacggcggctccTCCTCTCTCTCCGAGGGTCTCGCAACCTTCGACGCAACCTCGCGCAaacgacgtccgccgcgtacgacgtcgacgtcttcTTCGACTCCACGAcgatcgacgtcgcgaaactcgacgatgccgtcgcgtcgttgacgcagtcgggcgtcgccgtcgagtaCGTGCAAGAGGTGGACCCCGTTCAGGAGTTGAAGACAAtcccgggcgtggacgcgtccgccgtcgaggactttgcggtggacgcgaaagaggcggaggcggcgactcGGGAGTACgagcaagccgccgccgcggcgccgccgccgggtgtgCTCATCAAGGGGCCGGTGGTGAGCCCCGCGGGGGGTCGAGCGCGTTTCGCGTtcgggtgcgtcgccgcggtcgcggcgcacgcgctgcTGCTGGCGGCGTGA
- a CDS encoding predicted protein (Encodes a protein with hydroxyproline-rich glycoprotein (HRGP) motifs.), translating to MGRAMGRRGASAPATAASFAPRWFVPWAWVVVALMAPLAVGGADPEFTLAYPPPPPPGPTAPSYVPRQPPPPPEPPLPAPPPLPPAPPPPPPNPSPPPHPSPPPSPPPPPEPPTWGVPFPTRDANGDFCVMDFGVQPEGTANAKYGSVRPNEFPTAQFLDAASYVPARTLANASIAAIDETQTDPRARLLGGCPSKRVACVSSGYGGSYTWRDTMTTDQNIIQEDQLPDVEVLAAVFPAQPESSSGPRSWGGDGWGEYHLETELSQGMLLFDTDVYRLSFKDGLVYLAAGTTCQPERRARLACPDKYWLNGTMVPNWEEVQRTNFSLVFDGVPPGVVIGAYPPGRWAHVRVTISLQTPTPETGVIGKMFDVRAEVHFQGSLPVVGSTVAYARLTDRLGPVRLTHRGDTRPGFPPPPAPPFAPGYIHPPTPPSPPTPPSPPPPPTPPTPMPPYPPPGSAGGADVARPPPSPPPSQPSPPPAPPAPPSPPSPPSPPPPAWETFKYHPPACIDSIYLSFVRKAFITKKVDGNSTTELVFQRVQLSSQRFEGAVAVTDASFELGYVSVEQTKRVSATVPPQKCYNPYVTHTWEVLEAPRAVSPVGYRSNPWEQASADEETTGAAAATTTRTGTGGAQLALPPPPPAPPSPDESLASDWRRFYAKNQPVGHASKLSVIPDGPGRYVFRVTSTGSCAGQASAGTVTMHVDCNLPPAPEAAVTQAADVVVDLELSPRYAAPPPAPPPLPPPPPENPPPPPPLVAGGTPGGTPGGSTGGAGPAPPAPVTVYAAINPYPPTKPLASTPRCFAKVSLDGAVSRDPNEGRAFIDGGTGGDTFTYVWTLESTPGASLLARGTYGDPHGSFTQKDTVATLRPDREGTYVAALTVYDGCADPVKKTFEVRVAWDGTCIERAVATRTGFIVPLAIPLALALIVFSAKLPPLRWTHPRQIALDARAAAAARRNAEEKAKIIAEAVVDGPTLRERNDWLDGERRRRRKILRATCYDVLLRGVPRREARRLAAQAQPPTPTKRPAGIGPPARTSKSSTGRTSQMTRGKTISVTDDGVPSAGPVTEAFDFSSLSPPKLFGKERVQRGGTQQQQQQQQQQQQQQQQQPHKRLTERERRAQMLNRVVASPIERVAAAFTLAGDYAREAYDAATRRPRYVFFRFRSQLVTGWMYLFHVPGGWQGVLLRAHLVLEMPALVSPFIRPGSPPFARDGDPSTEGLIDAVAPAVFLGANMTTEDTYFALAVFTLLAFASIAGPSLGWALTKLGERSWVAVFEIAKIVESGGLVLRERDKRDPTRRAEKEASIEKRRKDRFRQAGAAIPEEMWRRASYADVLDALDDHFEIPAVQRMLLDDEDEDDRMIKWTRRGLRRRRAARWLTWSGRVCSLCGTLAVAVFATLGFLPATHAGLSTLIPSANDHARPWVYFSKDPNVFYGSPEHVQLVGLGWFVVTTCFVCALYRARVTAENVVSLRPQPAFEIFAACAKLATAFVSVSWEAQLGREAVAAARDAVIRTAWMHDGALTLIATSLLVTHMTTQSLRGDAAGWNQWRAASFGAAAWVGTLCIAAKMFGHDPAYLPFLNEPSVPGGGAPTSANAEDASSENLWRMVLSVTIFPAMLLFAVLNRILYRHVSLADEVARPPNPLLDDEGHTDAGPIAAAKKARMADRKRVAVDDGAWKTSGDDRKQPGRGGYHLGSSEADDDFNDVETGRARNTAAGLGSDERNVGRGVRTAAGRRVRRLPPPTAASDSFGLSGLLSATLSAVGAVASVLRRAHAASLALVLGTPAERGAAARSKAIAFARSRHRRDRVVAWLCEFRNLNAFDKSLAGRVEEARSADASHAIRATEELLALAYVLLADADVWVRLGGEPMASAALTSLATAAGAACRHDPRLAWRALPLFARALRSPHPELRGGAAQALCDDTFASAASALLFHRHDVGLRKPRAWDLRRFIDVTFEDPTLLAAQHLPGTGLTRYRQLDMAYRAECVVPWRVVVRAKARALVEMEGASVGSGERDKEEEGDSRNDSRDGALALHLALRSMDPTGETLGSTPLAAVGKRIVTSETVSATAIRTQVRRAKAARAVTRSGEEKSERRVNARDDSDDDVEDDDIERMNEDQLSNFNPLVLMRRAHEEDEATHLRTPLESKLASIRRFKPAAPITGTEDPNGRNLWHRACLYLGASAAMRRKRRTHDAERIRRAREVLDLLLDAALGGRGDQLGSARIAGDGRRGAKRSAFSLGDACEVPAGGGDGGGQGDDSGGRGGGDETRPAELPAHGAAAAIHAVSKFVVRSGGGPALIRSERRLAAALRASGGHDRPAQVVSRAGGMLHALVQRRRLRGKLLRRLGRVCSRLAEENAQPVNVSVGEKPDTEVLAMRALDLMDRAARACMNDRGDASEAAVTTAHAWHVAGNRAAVDGDSRNDANLFELPLKLKARAACDAARAADRGSIVIAARGALALLLDLTPAVRVAAAAALGKLGALLVAGEATAAAEKIAEIVGDEDEDDGCGRVPAVRWNREPDDWETGRGPGEDDMEAEEEYRGSDGGKTLAKSGEEGKEEEDEEGSDDEDDDASHEVSALDAVENLDGGVRLASRVVKSSSKSRPFDSSWVCTALARSAARDDSQHSKEAAVAARDAILESKACAKFACERYKYGGVVGAHVAVWAALNPDQETPKMVDEIHAAKTEAILRRVKREIKDRRAIMRIEGDAKLPDIDEEAAARLVEVCTNAVREALSAHQLTHTSARMAGAPEGAARRERVVARQRAALEAQAVVLREAGMSLDDPNALDLARSLGIVVPEEFDERVVGHTSGNTFDPAPKPPGWTQDENAPSSRGGVPSGKISAEDMHRARGPDKETLASIKNMLRHSVARQHEKHETRSRARVANVWRDARLQREKKLLRRGEELPKYPGYEPVPAENIPRTSDPTHRPVDVYHGLRDPTNPRAVADDDPMHDRKVAPPGGDIELSRPFASRPKLMRPSARDAFRRDPLPGPSTRGIRAREEVRDAERAARGERRLETSRRYFGTESFRRPETLTRRDATGPAATDSGSDAMGGGTNGGGSDAS from the exons ATGGGCCGCGCGATGGGCCGCCGGGGCgcttcggcgccggcgaccgcggcgtcgttcgcgccgcggtggttcgTCCCGTGGGCGTGGGTCGTAGTGGCGCTCatggcgccgctcgcggtgggaGGGGCGGACCCCGAGTTTACGCTGGCgtatccaccgccgccgccgcccgggccgaccgcgccgtcgtacgTGCCGCG gcaacctccgcctccgccggagccgccgctccccgcgcccccaccgcttcccccggcgccgccgccgcccccaccgaacccgtcgccgccgccgcacccctcaccgccgccgtcgccgccgccgccgccggagccgcccaCCTGGGGCGTCCCGTTCCCGACGCgagacgcgaacggcgatTTCTGCGTCATGGACTTTGGGGTTCAACCCGAGGGCACCGCCAACGCCAAGTACGGCAGCGTGCGACCGAACGAGTTTCCCACGGCGCAGTTTTTAGACGCCGCATCgtacgtccccgcgcgtaccctcgccaacgcgtccaTCGCTGCCATCGACGAGACGCAGACGGATCCCCGGGCCCggctcctcggcgggtgcCCGAGCAAGCGAGTCGCGTGCGTGTCGTCGGGGTACGGCGGCAGTTACACGTGGCGCGACACGATGACGACGGACCAGAACATCATCCAGGAGGACCAGCTGCCGGAcgtcgaggtgctcgcggcggtgttccCGGCGCAGCCGGAGAGTTCGAGCGGCCCGAGGTCGTgggggggcgacgggtggGGGGAGTATCACCTCGAGACGGAGCTCTCGCAGGGCATGCTGCTCTTCGACACGGACGTGTATCGCCTGTCGTTTAAGGACGGGCTGGTGTACCTCGCGGCTGGTACGACGTGTCagcccgagcgacgcgcccggctGGCGTGCCCGGACAAGTACTGGCTCAACGGGACGATGGTGCCCAACTGGGAGGAGGTGCAGCGGACCAACTTTTCGCTCGTGTTCGACGGGGTACCGCCTGGGGTCGTGATAGGCGCCTACCCGCCCGGTCGGTGGGCGCACGTCAGGGTGACGATATCGCTGcaaacgccgacgccggagacgggAGTGATCGGGAAGATGTtcgacgttcgcgccgaggttcaCTTCCAGGGTTCACTTCCGGTGGTGGGGTCGACGGTGGCGTACGCTCGACTGACGGACAGGCTCGGACCGGTGCGACTGACCCACCGCGGGGACACGCGGCCGGGGTtccctcctccgcccgcgccgccgttcgcgccggggTACATacacccgccgacgccgccgtcgccgccgacgccgccgtcgccaccgccgccgccgacgccgccgacgccgatgcccCCGTATCCGCCTCcggggagcgcggggggcgcggacgtcgcgaggccgccgccgtcgccgccgccgagccaaccgtcgccgcctcccgcgcctcccgcgccgccgtcgccgccgtcgccaccgtcgccgccgcctcccgcgtgGGAGACGTTCAAGTACCACCCGCCCGCGTGCATCGACTCCATCTACCTGTCGTTTGTTCGGAAGGCTTTCATCACGAAAAAAGTGGACGGAAACTCCACCACGGAGCTGGTGTTTCAGAGAGTGCAGCTCAGCTCTCAGAggttcgagggcgccgtggccgtcaccgacgcgtctTTCGAGCTCGGGTACGTGTCCGTGGAGCAGACGAAACGCGTGAGCGCGACGGTTCCTCCGCAAAAGTGCTATAACCCCTACGTCACCCACACGTGGGAAGTGCTGGAGGCGCCGAGAGCCGTTTCGCCGGTTGGATACAGATCCAACCCGTGGGAGcaggcgtcggcggacgaggagacgacgggggcggcggcggcgacgacgacacggacggggacgggcggcgcgcagctcgcgcttccccctccccctcccgcgccgccgtcccccgacgagtccctcgcctccgacTGGCGAAGGTTCTACGCCAAAAACCAACCGGTGGGTCACGCGTCCAAACTCAGCGTCATCCCGGACGGCCCGGGAAGGTACGTGTTCAGGGTCACCAGCACCGGGAGCTGCGCCGGACAAGCGTCGGCCGGGACGGTGACGATGCACGTGGACTGCAacctcccgcccgcgccggaagcggcggtgacgcaggcggcggatgtcgtcgtcgacctcgaaCTGTCACCTCGGTacgccgcgcctcccccggcgccgccgccgttgcccccgccaccgccggagaatcccccgccgcccccgccgctcgtcgccggaggtACGCCGGGAGGGACGCCGGGCGGATCCACCGGCGGAGCggggccggcgccgcccgcgccggtcacCGTGTACGCCGCGATAAATCCGTACCCTCCCACCAAACCCCTCGCGTCTACGCCCAGGTGTTTCGCAAAGGTCTCGCTCGACGGGGCGGTGTCGAGGGACCCGAACGAGGGCAGGGCGTTCATCGACGGCGGTACGGGCGGGGACACGTTCACGTACGTCTGGACGCTCGAGAGCACGCCGGGGGCGTCCTTACTGGCGCGTGGCACCTACGGAGACCCGCACGGCAGCTTCACGCAAAAAgacaccgtcgcgacgttgAGGCCCGATCGAGAGGGGAcgtacgtcgcggcgctgaccgTCTACGACGGATGCGCGGATCCGGTGAAGAAGACGTTCGAGGTACGCGTCGCGTGGGACGGGACGtgcatcgagcgcgcggtggcgacgcggacggggttCATCGTCCCGCTGGCGATCCCGCTGGCGTTGGCGCTTATCGTCTTTAGTGCCAAGTTGCCGCCGCTGCGGTGGACGCACCCTCGGCAGATTgcgctggacgcgcgcgcggcggcggcggcgcggcggaacgccgaggagaaggcgaagataatcgccgaggctgtcgtGGACGGGCCGACGCTGCGGGAACGGAACGATTGGCTGGACGGTgagcgaaggcggcggagaaagATCCTTCGAGCGACGTGTTACGACGTCTTGCTTCgaggcgttcctcgccgagaGGCTCGTCGTTTGGCGGCGCAagcgcagccgccgacgccgaccaaACGACCGGCGGGTATCGGACCACCCGCACGCACCTCCAAATCGAGCACCGGGCGTACGTCTCAGATGACGCGGGGAAAGACCATATCCGTCACGGACGACGGCGTACCGTCCGCCGGCCCGGTCACCGAGGCTTTCGACTTTTCGTCTCTATCGCCGCCGAAGTTGTTCGGTAAGGAGCGGGTGCAGCGAGGTGGcacgcagcagcagcagcagcagcagcagcagcagcagcaacaacaacaacaacagcCGCATAAACGTTTGACCGAGagggagaggcgcgcgcagATGCTcaaccgcgtcgtcgcttcTCCGATTgagcgggtcgccgccgcgtttaCCCTCGCGGGCGATTACGCTCGGGAGGCttacgacgcggcgacgcgccggccgcggtACGTCTTCTTCCGGTTCAGGTCTCAGCTCGTGACGGGTTGGATGTACCTCTTCCACGTGCCGGGAGGGTGGCAGGGCGTGCTGCTCAGGGCGCATCTGGTGCTGGAGATGCCCGCGCTGGTTTCTCCCTTTATCCGACCCGGTTCGCCGCCTTTCGCCAGGGACGGGGACCCTTCGACGGAGGGTTTgatcgacgcggtcgcgccggccGTGTTTCTCGGCGCGAACATGACCACGGAGGACACCTAtttcgcgctcgccgtcttcACCTTGctggcgttcgcgtccatcgcgggtcCGAGCCTCGGGTGGGCGTTGacgaagctcggcgagcgctcGTGGGTGGCGGTTTTTGAGATTGCCAAAATCGTCGAATCCGGGGGCTTGGTCCTGCGGGAGAGGGACAAGCGggacccgacgcgccgagccgaGAAGGAGGCTTCGATCGAGAAGCGAAGGAAGGACAGGTTCAGGCAGGCGGGTGCGGCCATCCCGGAGGAGAtgtggcgccgcgcgagttACGCGGATGTGCTCGACGCGTTGGACGATCATTTCGAGATACCCGCGGTTCAACGAatgctcctcgacgacgaggacgaggacgaccgcATGATTAAAtggacgcgccgggggtTGCGACGcagacgcgccgcgcggtggctGACGTGGTCGGGACGGGTCTGTTCCCTCTGCGggaccctcgccgtcgcggtgttTGCCACGCTGGGTTTTCTcccggcgacgcacgcgggaCTCAGCACGCTGATCCCCTCGGCCAACGATCACGCTCGACCGTGGGTCTACTTCAGCAAGGACCCGAACGTTTTCTACGGCTCCCCCGAGCACGTGCAGCTCGTGGGACTCGGGTGGTTCGTGGTCACCACCTGCTTCGTGTGCGCGCTGTACCGGGCGCGGGTCACCGCGGAAAACGTGGTGTCCTTGAGGCCCCAACCCGCGTTCGAGATAttcgccgcctgcgccaaACTGGCCACGGCGTTCGTCAGCGTGTCGTGGGAGGCTCAACTCGGCCGAGAGGctgtggcggcggcgcgcgatgcggtGATTCGCACAGCGTGGATGCACGACGGCGCGTTGACGCTCATAGCGACGTCGCTGTTGGTGACGCACATGACGACGCAGtcgcttcgcggcgacgccgccggttgGAACCaatggcgcgcggcgtctttcggcgcggcggcgtgggtcGGGACGCTgtgcatcgccgcgaagatgTTCGGGCACGACCCGGCGTACCTGCCCTTCTTGAACGAACCGTCCGTgccggggggcggcgcgcctacgtcggcgaacgccgaagacgcgtcgtcggagaaCCTTTGGCGGATGGTTCTCTCCGTGACGATATTCCCGGCGATGCTCCTCTTCGCCGTTCTTAACCGGATACTGTACCGGCACGTGTCGCTGGCGGATGAGGTGGCGAGGCCTCCGAACCCTctcctggacgacgaggggcaCACGGACGCTGggccgatcgcggcggcgaaaaaggcgaggatggcggacaggaaacgcgtcgccgtcgacgacggcgcctgGAAGACATCCGGAGATGACCGGAAACaacccggacgcggcgggtacCACCTCGGCTCTTcagaggcggacgacgattTTAACGACGTCGAGACGGGTCGGGCGCggaacaccgccgcgggtttaGGGAGTGACGAGAGGAACGTCGGTCGGGGGGTgcggaccgcggcgggccggCGAGTCCGCCGGCTccctcccccgacggcggcttcggaCTCCTTTGGGCTCTCTGGACTCCTCTCCGCGACGCTCtccgcggtcggcgcggtcgcgtccgtgcttcgacgcgcgcacgcggcatcgctcgcgctcgtcctcggcacccccgcggagcgcggcgccgcggcgaggtccaaggcgatcgcgttcgcccgatcccgccaccgccgcgaccgcgtcgtcgcgtggcTCTGCGAATTTCGTAACCTCAACGCGTTCGACAAATCGTTGgcggggcgcgtcgaggaggcgaggagcgcggacgcgtcgcacgccaTCAGAGCCACCGAGGaactcctcgcgctcgcgtacgtcctgctcgccgacgcggacgtttGGGtccgtctcggcggcgaaccgatggcttcggcggcgctgacgtcgctcgccaccgcAGCGGGCGCCGCGTGTCGACACGACCCTCGGTTGGCGTGGCGCGCCCTGCCGCTCTTCGCCAGGGCGCTTCGGTCGCCGCACCCGGAAttacgcggcggcgcggcgcaggcgctgtGCGACGATaccttcgcgtcggcggcgtcggcgttgcTCTTTCACCGGCACGACGTGGGTTTGCGAAAGCCGCGGGCGTGGGATCTCAGGCGGTTCATCGACGTCACGTTCGAGGACCCGACTTTACTCGCGGCGCAGCACCTGCCGGGCACCGGTCTGACCCGTTACCGGCAGCTCGACATGGCGTACAGGGCCGAGTGCGTGGTGCCGTGGAGGGTGGTGGTGAGGGccaaggcgagggcgctggtggagatggagggcgcgtccgtcgggaGCGGCGAGAGGGACAAAGAGGAGGAGGGAGACTCAAGAAACGACTCAAGAgacggggcgctcgcgctgcaccTCGCGCTGCGATCGATGGATCCGACGGGCGAGACTCTCGGGtccacgccgctcgcggcggttggTAAGAGGATAGTCACGTCGGAAAccgtctcggcgacggctATTCGCACGCAGGTGCGccgcgccaaggctgcgagAGCCGTCACCAGAAGCGGCGAAGAAAAAAGCGAAAGGCGCGTGAACGCCCGggacgacagcgacgacgacgtggaagacgacgacatcgagcGGATGAACGAGGACCAGCTCTCCAACTTTAACCCGCTGGTGCtgatgcgacgcgcgcacgaggaggacgaggcgacgcaccTTCGGACGCCGCTCGAGTCGAAGCTCGCGTCCATTCGAAGGTTTaaaccggcggcgcccatcACCGGTACCGAGGACCCGAACGGGCGCAACCTCTGGCACAGGGCGTGCCTGTACttgggcgcgtccgcggcgatgcgaagGAAACGCAGGACGCACGACGCCGAACGGatccgacgcgcgagggaagTGTTGGAccttctcctcgacgccgcgttgggGGGACGGGGAGACCAGCTGGGATCGGCCCGAATAGCCGGCGACGGAAGGAGGGGCGCCAAACGCTCGGCGTTTTCGCTCGGGGACGCGTGCGAGGtacccgcgggcggcggcgacggcggcggacaaGGGGACGATTCgggcggacggggcgggggagACGAGACGCGACCGGCGGAGCTGcccgcgcacggcgccgccgcggctatCCACGCCGTTTCAAAATTTGTCGTCaggtcgggcggcggccccgCGCTGATTCGCAGCGagcgacgcctcgccgcggcgctgcgcgcgagcggcgggcaCGATCGCCCGGCGCAGGTGGtctcccgcgcgggcgggatgCTGCACGCCCTCgtgcagcggcggcgcctgcgCGGGAAGCTCCTTCGGCGGCTCGGTCGCGTGTGCTCGCGCCTCGCAGAGGAAAACGCACAGCCTGTTAACGTCTCTGTCGGGGAAAAGCCGGACACGGAAGTTttggcgatgcgcgcgctggacctgatggaccgcgccgcgcgcgcgtgcatgaacgaccgcggcgacgcgtcagAGGCGGCCGTGACCACCGCGCACGCCTGGCACGTCGCGGGAAACCGCGcagccgtcgacggcgattcCAGAAACGACGCCAACCTTTTCGAACTTCCGTTGAAGCTCAAGGCGCGAGCCGCttgcgacgcggcgcgcgcggcggatcgcgggtccatcgtcatcgccgcgcgaggcgcgctcgcgctgctcctcgacTTGACCCcggccgtccgcgtcgccgcggcggcggcgctcggcaagCTCGGCGCGTTGTTGgtcgcgggggaggcgacggcggcggcggagaaaaTCGCGGAaatcgtcggcgacgaggacgaagacgacggatGCGGCCGGGTGCCCGCCGTGCGTTGGAACAGGGAGCCCGACGACTGGGAGACCGGCCGCGGgccgggcgaggacgacatggaggcggaggaggaatACCGGGGTTCCGATGGTGGGAAAACGCTCGCAAAAtccggcgaggaggggaaggaggaggaggatgaggaagggagcgacgacgaggacgacgacgcctcgcaCGAGGTGAGCGCGTTAGACGCCGTGGAaaacctcgacggcggcgtgcgatTGGCGTCCAGGGTGGTCAAATCGAGCTCCAAGAGTCGCCCGTTCGATTCCTCGTGGGTGTGCACGGCGCTGgcgagatccgcggcgagggacgatTCCCAGCACTCGAAAGAagccgccgtggccgccaGAGACGCCATCTTGGAATCGAAAGCGTGCGCAAAGTTCGCGTGCGAGCGGTACAAatacggcggcgtcgtcggcgcccacgtCGCGGTGTGGGCGGCCCTGAACCCCGACCAGGAGACACCGAAGATGGTGGACGAGATCCACGCGGCCAAGACTGAAGCCATCCTTCGACGCGTCAAGCGCGAAATCAAGGACAGGAGGGCCATCATGCGaatcgagggcgacgccaagctccccgacatcgacgaggaggctgccgctcGGCTCGTCGAGGTGTGCACCAACGCCGTGAGGGAGGCGTTGAGCGCGCATCAACTCACGCACACCTCGGCGAGAatggcgggcgcgccggaggGCGCGGCAAGACGCGAGAGGGTCGTCGCCAGGCAACGAGCCGCGTTGGAGGCGCAGGCGGTTGTCCTGCGAGAGGCTGGGATGTCGCTCGACGATCCAAACGCGCTGGATCTCGCCAGGTCgctcggcatcgtcgtcccGGAGGAGTTCGACGAGAGGGTGGTGGGACACACTTCGGGGAACACGTTTGATCcggcgcccaagccgcccGGTTGGACGCAGGACGAAAACGccccctcctcgcgcggcggcgttcccTCGGGCAAGATTTCCGCCGAGGACatgcaccgcgcccgcggcccgGACAAGGAGACGCTCGCCTCGATCAAGAACATGCTCCGCCACTCCGTGGCGAGGCAGCACGAGAAGCACGAGACGAGGTCCCGCGCCCGGGTGGCGAACGTGtggagggacgcgaggctcCAACGCGAGAAGAAGCTCCTCCGGAGAGGCGAGGAGCTTCCAAAGTATCCCGGATACGAACCAGTCCCGGCGGAGAACatcccgaggacgtcggaCCCGACACACCGACCGGTCGACGTCTACCACGGCCTCCGCGATCCGAccaacccccgcgccgtcgcggacgacgacccgaTGCACGATCGAAAGGTGgcgccccccggcggcgacatcgagCTCAGCCGACCGTTCGCGTCCCGGCCGAAACTGATGAGACCCTCCGCTAGGGACGCGTTCAGGCGGGACCCCTTACCCGGGCCGTCCACGCGGGGGATCCGAGCGCGGGAGGAggtgagggacgcggagcgcgcggcgcgcggcgagcggcggctgGAGACGAGCAGGAGGTACTTTGGCACGGAGAGTTTCCGCCGGCCGGAGACTCTGACTCGGAGGGACGCGACCGGACCAGCGGCGACCGACTCGGGAtccgacgcgatgggcggggGAACAAACGGGGGCGGATCGGACGCGTCATGA